Proteins encoded by one window of Cellvibrio sp. KY-GH-1:
- a CDS encoding N-acetylmuramoyl-L-alanine amidase — protein sequence MSSMRRAGGVIFLGLLFIAQAAQSATVNGVRVWRAPDHTRIVLDLDAPAQHSLTLANNPDRIILDVPASQLNAGLTKLPLADTPVLAIRSYVQNKTDLRLVLDLKAKIAPNSFLLKAHGGMHDRLVIDLYDEPAATSTAVSTTAVSEKPAAVNEKLAASPAVNNPPPSTAPVAATKPAPAPTVNDKTPAPANVDLQGKRTIIIAVDAGHGGEDPGAMGPNRIREKEVTLAIAKELIAAINAQPGFSGKLTRTGDYFIPLKKRRDIARTMKADLFVSIHADAFHKASARGASVFALSRNGATSETARFLAERENESDLIGGVGNISLDDKDQVLAGVLVDLSMTATLNSSLQVGHHVLSSLGGIAHLHKRHVEQAGFMVLKSPDVPSILVETGFISNPDESRKLATQAYRKQMASSVFKGIRQYFYQHPPAGTYVAAQLQSGGIKDFERQHTVVAGDSLSAIAARYGVSSQQLMRHNNMKDSVVKLGQVLRIPVNGTSAAVAPIAVAPVAPTTLPVSRPIIPQTAALPRQHKVIAGDTLSGIATRYGVSVTQLLRHNNMKNPTVKIGQTIKIPAS from the coding sequence ATGTCTTCTATGCGCCGTGCTGGTGGAGTTATTTTTCTGGGGCTGCTTTTTATAGCCCAGGCTGCCCAGTCGGCAACGGTTAACGGCGTGCGCGTGTGGCGCGCTCCTGACCACACTCGCATAGTGCTGGACCTGGACGCACCCGCGCAGCACAGCCTGACCCTCGCCAATAACCCCGACCGAATTATTTTGGATGTGCCCGCGAGTCAATTAAATGCTGGCCTCACTAAATTGCCATTGGCCGATACACCGGTGTTGGCCATTCGCAGCTATGTGCAAAACAAAACTGATTTGCGCTTGGTGCTGGACTTAAAAGCGAAAATTGCCCCCAACAGTTTTTTACTCAAAGCCCACGGCGGTATGCATGATCGCTTGGTCATTGATCTTTACGATGAGCCTGCGGCAACCTCTACCGCGGTAAGTACGACGGCTGTTAGTGAAAAGCCTGCGGCCGTCAATGAAAAGCTCGCGGCAAGTCCCGCCGTGAATAATCCTCCACCAAGCACTGCACCTGTGGCGGCAACCAAGCCGGCTCCGGCACCAACTGTCAACGATAAAACACCGGCGCCCGCGAATGTGGATTTGCAAGGAAAACGCACGATTATAATTGCGGTTGATGCGGGGCATGGCGGTGAGGACCCGGGCGCTATGGGGCCGAATCGCATCCGCGAAAAAGAAGTGACACTCGCCATCGCCAAAGAATTGATAGCAGCGATTAATGCCCAGCCTGGCTTTAGCGGAAAGCTAACGCGCACGGGCGATTATTTTATTCCACTGAAAAAACGCCGCGATATTGCGCGCACTATGAAAGCGGATTTATTTGTTTCAATTCACGCTGATGCATTTCACAAAGCCAGCGCGCGCGGTGCATCGGTCTTTGCCCTATCTCGCAACGGTGCCACCTCTGAGACTGCGCGCTTTTTGGCGGAGCGTGAAAACGAATCGGATTTAATTGGCGGTGTGGGTAACATCAGCCTCGATGATAAAGATCAGGTGCTCGCGGGGGTGTTGGTGGATCTATCCATGACCGCAACATTGAACTCCAGTTTACAGGTTGGACATCATGTGCTGAGCTCCTTGGGTGGCATTGCGCACTTGCACAAGCGTCATGTGGAACAAGCGGGCTTTATGGTGTTGAAATCGCCCGATGTTCCTTCCATTTTGGTGGAGACGGGTTTTATCTCCAATCCGGATGAATCGCGCAAGCTGGCGACGCAGGCGTATCGCAAACAAATGGCGAGTTCAGTCTTTAAAGGAATTCGCCAATATTTTTACCAGCATCCACCGGCAGGAACCTATGTTGCTGCGCAATTGCAATCGGGCGGCATTAAAGATTTTGAGCGGCAGCACACGGTGGTCGCTGGCGATAGCTTGTCCGCGATTGCTGCTCGTTACGGTGTGAGTAGCCAGCAGCTGATGCGTCACAATAATATGAAAGATTCTGTAGTAAAACTCGGACAAGTTTTGAGAATCCCCGTGAACGGTACCAGTGCAGCAGTCGCACCCATTGCCGTTGCGCCGGTGGCGCCCACAACCTTGCCGGTATCTAGACCGATAATTCCGCAAACTGCCGCACTGCCGCGCCAACACAAAGTAATCGCTGGCGATACTTTGTCGGGTATTGCGACTCGCTACGGTGTATCGGTAACGCAGTTGTTGCGTCACAATAATATGAAAAACCCAACAGTGAAAATCGGGCAAACCATTAAAATTCCCGCTTCATAA
- the mutL gene encoding DNA mismatch repair endonuclease MutL: protein MRKIKLLSPRLANQIAAGEVVERPSSVIKELLENSLDAGATRLEIDVEEGGIKLMRVRDNGGGIERDDLPLALSRHATSKIYELDDLEAVATLGFRGEALASISSVARLALISSTTEDSAGWQVVAEGRDMETQVSPAPHPRGTTVEVRDLFFNTPARRKFLRTDKTEYTHLEDVVKRLALSRFDVAFNLRHNNRAIYSWRAGDSQLEQERRVAQVCGPAFMENAVHIDIERSGLRLWGWVAQPTFSRSQADLQHFYVNGRAIRDKLVSHAVRQAYQDVLYHGRHPAFVLYLELDPSTVDVNVHPTKHEVRFRDNRSVHDFIYSSLHHALARVRPEDTLARRDTSESDDTPGVNPFALSSPKAVQGIAAGEFKGQETIGFRAPVSSGYQSNYQSSFRSSSPDENTVREQMAVYGALHASPLINNPLPETHSEDIPPLGYALAQLKGIYILAENAQGLILVDMHAAHERITYERMKESFGCGGIQTQPLLVPESIAVSEKEADCAENFSDIFKSLGFELQRAGPETILIRQIPVILNRAKVEQLVRDVLSDLIEHGTSERIQHHINEILGTMACHGSVRANRKLTIPEMNALLRDMEATERSGQCNHGRPTWLLQSLDDLDKLFMRGQ, encoded by the coding sequence ATGCGCAAAATTAAATTACTCAGTCCGCGCCTTGCCAACCAGATCGCCGCTGGTGAGGTGGTGGAGCGTCCTTCTTCCGTTATCAAGGAGTTGCTCGAAAACTCCCTGGATGCGGGGGCTACGCGTTTGGAGATCGACGTGGAAGAAGGTGGCATCAAATTAATGCGCGTGCGCGATAATGGTGGTGGCATTGAAAGGGATGATCTGCCACTCGCACTGAGTCGTCACGCAACCAGCAAAATTTACGAGCTTGATGATCTTGAAGCCGTAGCTACTTTAGGTTTCCGTGGGGAGGCACTGGCGAGTATCAGCTCGGTGGCGCGCCTGGCGTTAATCAGCAGTACCACAGAAGACAGCGCCGGTTGGCAAGTGGTGGCGGAAGGTCGCGATATGGAAACACAAGTGTCGCCCGCACCACATCCGCGCGGAACTACAGTTGAAGTACGTGATTTATTTTTTAACACCCCGGCGCGACGTAAATTTTTGCGCACTGATAAAACCGAATACACGCATTTGGAAGATGTAGTGAAGCGTTTGGCGCTCTCGCGTTTCGATGTTGCTTTTAATTTGCGTCACAACAATCGCGCCATTTATTCCTGGCGTGCGGGCGATTCGCAACTGGAACAAGAGCGTCGTGTGGCGCAAGTCTGCGGCCCGGCGTTTATGGAAAATGCGGTGCATATCGATATCGAGCGCAGCGGTCTGCGTTTATGGGGGTGGGTTGCGCAGCCAACCTTTTCGCGCAGCCAGGCGGACTTACAGCACTTTTATGTCAATGGTCGCGCAATTCGCGACAAGTTAGTGAGCCATGCAGTACGCCAAGCTTATCAGGATGTGTTGTACCATGGTCGCCACCCGGCATTCGTGTTGTATCTGGAATTGGATCCGTCGACCGTTGATGTCAATGTCCATCCCACCAAACACGAAGTGCGTTTTCGTGATAATCGCAGTGTGCACGATTTTATTTATTCAAGTTTGCATCACGCTCTGGCGCGCGTGCGCCCGGAAGATACGCTGGCGCGACGCGACACCAGCGAAAGTGATGACACACCCGGCGTGAATCCATTTGCTCTTTCTTCACCAAAAGCTGTTCAAGGTATTGCAGCCGGTGAATTTAAAGGGCAGGAAACGATTGGTTTTCGCGCACCGGTTTCGTCGGGTTATCAAAGTAATTATCAATCTTCGTTTAGATCATCGTCGCCTGATGAAAATACTGTACGGGAACAAATGGCGGTATATGGCGCGTTGCATGCATCGCCATTAATAAATAATCCGTTGCCGGAAACCCACAGTGAAGATATTCCGCCGTTGGGTTACGCGCTCGCCCAACTGAAAGGAATTTATATCCTGGCGGAAAATGCGCAAGGTTTAATTCTTGTGGATATGCATGCAGCGCATGAGCGGATTACCTACGAACGCATGAAAGAGTCATTTGGCTGCGGAGGTATCCAAACGCAGCCACTGCTGGTGCCGGAATCGATTGCAGTTAGCGAAAAAGAAGCGGACTGTGCCGAAAATTTCAGTGATATTTTTAAAAGCCTCGGGTTTGAATTGCAACGCGCTGGGCCGGAAACCATTTTGATTCGCCAGATTCCGGTGATTCTAAATCGCGCGAAAGTTGAGCAGCTGGTGCGCGATGTGCTTTCCGATTTAATTGAGCACGGCACCAGCGAGCGCATCCAACATCACATCAATGAAATTCTCGGCACTATGGCCTGTCACGGTTCGGTACGGGCCAACCGCAAACTCACTATTCCGGAAATGAATGCGTTGTTGCGTGATATGGAAGCCACTGAGCGCAGCGGTCAATGTAATCACGGCCGACCAACCTGGTTACTCCAGTCGCTGGATGATCTGGATAAACTATTTATGCGTGGTCAGTAA
- the miaA gene encoding tRNA (adenosine(37)-N6)-dimethylallyltransferase MiaA, producing the protein MSAVSVQKLPVIFLMGPTASGKTDLAVALRHQLPVELISVDSALVYRGMDIGTAKPTAEELAAAPHRLIDIRDPSEPYSVADFLADAEREIADIHRAGKIPLLVGGTMLYFRALLDGLAEMPAADADVRAQIEREADEFGWSYIHQQLTAVDPQTAAEIHPNHSQRLSRALEVYRVSGKTMSQLRELQHSQASTGSIAERYDLYQLAIAPRDRSILHKRIEQRFQIMLKKGLIEEVRALYERGDLHKDLPAIRAVGYRQVWDYFDGLWDYNEMTERGIIATRQLAKRQFTWLRGWSTSANTDLHWLFTETEQGISLTKEEIVRCALNFIGTRAI; encoded by the coding sequence ATGAGTGCAGTTAGCGTGCAAAAATTGCCGGTGATTTTTTTAATGGGGCCAACGGCTTCCGGAAAAACAGATCTTGCTGTTGCCTTACGCCATCAGTTACCCGTGGAGTTGATTAGTGTGGACTCCGCCCTGGTTTATCGCGGGATGGATATAGGCACCGCAAAACCGACAGCCGAAGAGTTGGCCGCTGCGCCGCATCGCCTGATTGATATTCGCGATCCCTCGGAACCTTACTCAGTAGCAGATTTTCTCGCCGATGCGGAGCGCGAAATTGCCGATATTCATCGCGCCGGAAAAATTCCGTTGTTGGTTGGTGGAACCATGCTTTATTTTCGTGCGCTTTTGGATGGTTTGGCTGAAATGCCTGCGGCAGATGCAGACGTGCGTGCGCAGATCGAGCGCGAGGCAGACGAGTTTGGCTGGTCCTACATTCATCAGCAGCTCACAGCGGTGGATCCGCAGACAGCCGCAGAGATTCATCCCAATCATTCGCAGCGGTTAAGTCGTGCGTTGGAAGTTTATCGGGTGAGTGGCAAAACCATGTCGCAACTGCGAGAGTTGCAACATTCACAGGCAAGTACGGGGTCAATCGCCGAGCGTTATGATCTCTACCAGTTGGCAATCGCTCCGCGTGATCGTTCTATCCTGCACAAACGTATTGAACAACGCTTTCAAATCATGCTCAAAAAAGGCTTGATTGAAGAAGTGCGCGCGCTTTATGAGCGCGGCGATTTGCACAAAGACCTGCCTGCAATTCGCGCGGTCGGGTATCGTCAAGTGTGGGATTACTTTGATGGGCTATGGGATTACAACGAGATGACGGAGCGTGGAATTATCGCCACGCGTCAGTTGGCCAAAAGACAATTCACCTGGTTGCGCGGTTGGTCGACAAGTGCAAATACTGATCTACACTGGTTATTCACGGAGACTGAGCAGGGAATTTCACTCACAAAGGAAGAAATTGTGCGTTGCGCCTTGAATTTTATAGGCACGAGAGCCATATAA
- the hfq gene encoding RNA chaperone Hfq, producing the protein MSKGHSLQDPYLNVLRKERVPVSIYLVNGIKLQGQVESFDQFVVLLKNTVSQMVYKHAISTVVPSRAVRVPLLNEAGGIEGEEDEQAE; encoded by the coding sequence ATGTCAAAAGGGCATAGTTTACAAGACCCTTACCTGAACGTTCTGCGTAAAGAACGCGTACCTGTGTCCATTTACCTGGTAAATGGCATCAAGTTACAGGGCCAGGTTGAATCATTTGATCAGTTCGTAGTGCTGCTGAAAAATACTGTAAGCCAAATGGTTTACAAGCACGCAATCTCTACCGTAGTCCCATCCCGTGCGGTACGTGTGCCACTGCTCAATGAAGCTGGTGGTATCGAAGGCGAAGAAGACGAGCAAGCTGAGTAA
- the hflX gene encoding ribosome rescue GTPase HflX produces the protein MFFDRPESGELAVLVHLNLSHGQDAEDPREFEELVLSAGGDPVAFLTGSRIVPTAKFLISTGKLEELRQLVVEHKAELAIFNHTLTPSQERNLERELQCRVLDRTGLILDIFAQRARTFEGKLQVELAQLRHTATRLIRGWTHLERQKGGIGLRGPGETQLETDRRLLRNRITMIEQRLEKVRSQREQGRRSRQRAAIPTVSLVGYTNAGKSTLFNRVTGADVYAENQLFATLDPTMRRIELADIGAVVMADTVGFISHLPHKLVEAFRATLEEASNSTLLLHVIDSAAEERVRNIEQVELVLEEIDAAELPQLRVYNKVDLLTDTEPHIDRDDAGKPVAVWLSAQTGAGCELLQEAISELLGKEVVNGRLVLTHKQGRLRAMLYSQQAVVAEDYRDDGASLLQIRVPKSDLLRILSVESMAFEELVWADAVPAEQDLSGEL, from the coding sequence TTGTTTTTTGATCGCCCAGAATCAGGTGAGCTGGCTGTGCTGGTTCACCTGAACTTGTCTCATGGCCAAGATGCCGAAGACCCTCGCGAATTTGAAGAGTTGGTTTTGTCAGCAGGAGGTGATCCTGTTGCTTTTCTGACCGGCTCTCGTATTGTCCCCACTGCAAAATTTCTAATCAGTACTGGCAAGCTCGAGGAGCTGCGGCAGTTGGTTGTCGAGCACAAAGCCGAGCTGGCAATTTTTAATCACACGTTGACTCCGAGTCAGGAGCGTAATCTAGAGCGCGAATTGCAGTGTCGCGTATTGGATCGTACGGGGCTGATTCTGGATATTTTTGCCCAGCGCGCCCGCACCTTTGAGGGTAAATTACAGGTTGAGCTGGCGCAGTTGCGCCACACAGCTACGCGCTTGATTCGCGGCTGGACCCACCTTGAGCGACAAAAGGGCGGTATAGGTTTGCGTGGCCCGGGTGAAACCCAGCTTGAGACTGACCGCCGTTTGTTGCGCAATCGTATTACTATGATTGAACAGCGCTTGGAGAAAGTGCGTTCCCAGCGTGAGCAGGGGCGCCGCTCGCGGCAGCGCGCTGCAATTCCCACAGTGTCTTTGGTGGGTTATACCAACGCTGGAAAATCCACATTGTTTAATCGTGTTACCGGTGCGGATGTTTATGCTGAGAATCAGTTGTTTGCGACTTTGGATCCAACCATGCGCCGTATTGAGCTTGCCGACATAGGTGCGGTCGTTATGGCTGATACAGTGGGGTTTATCAGTCATCTTCCGCACAAATTGGTAGAAGCGTTTCGTGCGACGTTAGAGGAGGCCAGTAACTCAACTTTACTTCTGCATGTGATAGATTCAGCGGCAGAAGAGCGGGTTCGCAATATTGAGCAGGTCGAGCTGGTGCTGGAGGAAATTGATGCTGCTGAATTGCCGCAATTGCGTGTTTACAATAAAGTCGATTTGCTAACAGATACTGAGCCTCATATTGATCGCGATGATGCGGGAAAGCCTGTTGCCGTTTGGTTATCTGCACAAACTGGTGCTGGTTGTGAGTTGTTACAAGAGGCTATATCCGAGCTTTTGGGTAAAGAAGTAGTTAATGGTCGTTTGGTATTAACTCACAAACAGGGGCGCTTACGCGCTATGCTTTATTCCCAGCAGGCAGTGGTCGCGGAAGATTATCGTGACGATGGCGCCAGTCTTTTACAGATACGTGTACCCAAAAGCGATTTGTTGCGAATCCTCAGTGTTGAATCAATGGCATTTGAGGAATTGGTTTGGGCGGATGCGGTTCCCGCTGAACAGGATTTATCGGGGGAGTTGTAA
- the hflK gene encoding FtsH protease activity modulator HflK, which translates to MAWNEPGKDKDPWGGRGGGNNNDGPPDLDEAFKKLQDKLNGIFGGGSGGGKSSGGTNLTPFIAIASFIVLVVYLGTGFYQVDAKERAVVLKFGAFSEIKTEGLNWNAPLITDVYIVNVTGERQYPSRGLMLTEDESIVELPITVQYNVSDVKSYVLNVRDPEVSLRHATDSAVRHVVGSTELNQVLSEGRQAIAAEVKQRLQAYMDSYGAGIQVINVNIQEARPPEEVRSAFDDVIKAKEDEARLKNQAQAYANGIIPEARGRAQRMLEEAEAYKAEVVARAEGESDRFESLLTEYKRAPEVTRQRLYIETMEGVMSKSSKVMVDVAGGNNMLYLPLDRMGNRSSVVEPQAQTDSFNSRMTPSVEATKPLVRRELR; encoded by the coding sequence ATGGCCTGGAATGAACCGGGAAAAGACAAAGACCCATGGGGTGGCCGCGGCGGTGGTAACAATAACGACGGCCCACCGGATTTGGACGAGGCATTCAAAAAGTTGCAAGACAAGCTGAATGGTATTTTTGGTGGCGGCTCAGGCGGTGGTAAATCTTCTGGCGGCACCAATTTAACTCCATTTATCGCGATAGCGAGTTTTATTGTGTTGGTGGTTTATTTAGGTACCGGTTTTTACCAGGTGGATGCGAAAGAGCGTGCGGTAGTGTTGAAGTTCGGTGCTTTCTCTGAGATTAAAACGGAAGGTCTCAATTGGAATGCGCCGTTAATTACAGATGTCTACATAGTAAACGTGACTGGAGAGCGTCAATATCCTTCGCGCGGTCTTATGTTGACCGAAGATGAAAGCATTGTTGAGTTGCCAATTACGGTGCAATACAACGTTTCCGATGTGAAATCCTATGTGCTTAACGTACGTGACCCTGAAGTTAGTTTACGTCATGCAACCGATTCGGCGGTGCGTCACGTGGTAGGTTCTACTGAGTTGAATCAGGTTTTATCAGAAGGGCGCCAAGCAATTGCTGCCGAAGTGAAACAGCGCTTACAGGCGTATATGGATTCGTATGGTGCTGGGATTCAGGTTATTAACGTGAATATCCAGGAAGCTCGCCCCCCAGAAGAGGTTCGCTCGGCATTTGACGATGTTATTAAAGCGAAAGAAGACGAAGCTCGGCTGAAGAATCAGGCACAGGCGTACGCTAACGGGATAATTCCTGAAGCGCGTGGTCGTGCGCAACGCATGCTGGAAGAAGCTGAGGCATACAAAGCAGAAGTTGTGGCTCGGGCAGAGGGTGAATCTGATCGTTTCGAAAGCTTGCTGACGGAATACAAGCGTGCCCCTGAAGTTACTCGCCAGCGACTGTATATCGAGACTATGGAAGGAGTTATGTCCAAGTCGTCCAAGGTTATGGTGGACGTGGCCGGTGGAAACAATATGTTGTATTTGCCTTTGGATCGTATGGGTAATCGTTCAAGTGTCGTGGAGCCGCAGGCTCAAACAGACAGCTTCAACTCGCGCATGACACCGAGTGTTGAAGCTACCAAACCGCTTGTACGTAGGGAGTTGCGCTAA
- the hflC gene encoding protease modulator HflC: MSNKGFFALILLVIGLLVVSSSVYVVTERERAVVLQFGRLVKADVPPGLHFKLPFAEKVRKFDARLLTADMTPESFFTVENKRLVVDSYIKWQVKDVETYYKATGGDEMLAEDRLAQRVADGLRNQFGRRTLHDVVSGKRDELMSEITASINVDAIKLLGIEVKDIRVKRIDFPPEASQSVFARMAADREKEAREYRSQGKEQAEVIGADADKQRAVLEANAYRDAERIRGEGDAKAAAIFAEAYSKDPEFYSFVRSLNAYRQSFSGKEDLMVVDPKSDFFRYLKDPHGKN; the protein is encoded by the coding sequence ATGTCTAATAAAGGTTTTTTTGCTCTTATCCTGTTAGTTATTGGATTGTTGGTAGTCTCCAGCAGTGTTTATGTGGTTACCGAGCGCGAACGTGCAGTAGTGTTGCAGTTTGGTCGTTTGGTGAAGGCTGATGTTCCGCCAGGGTTGCATTTTAAGCTGCCATTTGCGGAGAAGGTGCGCAAATTTGATGCTCGATTACTTACAGCAGACATGACCCCGGAGAGTTTCTTTACGGTAGAGAATAAACGTTTGGTGGTGGACTCTTACATCAAGTGGCAAGTGAAAGATGTGGAAACTTACTACAAGGCGACTGGTGGTGATGAAATGCTGGCAGAAGATCGGCTGGCTCAGCGTGTTGCAGATGGTCTGCGCAACCAATTTGGTCGCCGTACCCTGCATGATGTGGTCTCCGGCAAGCGCGATGAACTGATGAGCGAAATCACAGCAAGCATTAACGTAGATGCTATTAAGTTGCTGGGTATTGAAGTCAAGGATATCCGCGTAAAGCGCATTGATTTCCCGCCAGAAGCTAGTCAGTCTGTGTTTGCCCGTATGGCCGCGGATCGCGAAAAAGAAGCGCGCGAGTATCGCTCTCAAGGTAAAGAGCAGGCGGAAGTAATTGGTGCGGATGCTGACAAGCAACGTGCCGTGCTCGAGGCTAATGCCTATCGCGATGCCGAACGTATTCGCGGTGAGGGTGATGCGAAGGCAGCGGCCATTTTTGCAGAGGCTTACAGCAAAGATCCTGAGTTCTACAGTTTTGTGCGCAGTCTCAACGCCTATCGCCAAAGTTTTAGCGGCAAAGAGGATTTGATGGTTGTTGATCCTAAGAGCGACTTCTTCCGCTACTTAAAAGACCCGCACGGCAAAAACTGA
- a CDS encoding ATP phosphoribosyltransferase regulatory subunit: MTYADRWLLPDGVEEILPAEAKAIDTLRRRLLDLYSTWGYDMVIPPLLEYTDSLLIGLGRDVDLLTFKVTDQLSGRTLGIRADITPQTARMDAHSFHRAGANRLCYAGHVVHTRPKNPLATRTPIQAGLELYGEPSIAADIEVVSLLLESLRVAGLARQHIDLGHVGIYRAIATSAGLTKIQEETFFELLQRKAMTEICTWVESTIRQPAIADLFLALPGLAGDKSVLQKARTLFAGLDDALYAVDQLAQVADVIEQRYPAAELYFDLGELRGYHYLTGMVFAAFAPGYGNPIASGGRYDHIGEVFGRARPATGFAVDITAISKLGLLPRTFIGAIAVVESNDQLQWQKISELRSLGERVISVGASADLSELGCDRVLVLQDGHYQIQRLN, from the coding sequence ATGACCTACGCTGATCGCTGGTTATTACCGGATGGAGTGGAAGAAATTCTCCCCGCCGAGGCTAAAGCCATAGATACCTTGCGTCGTCGCCTGCTGGATCTCTATAGCACTTGGGGATATGACATGGTCATCCCTCCGCTGCTGGAGTACACAGATTCCCTGTTGATAGGGTTAGGGCGCGATGTTGATTTGCTTACATTTAAAGTTACTGACCAATTAAGTGGTCGCACCCTGGGTATACGTGCAGACATTACCCCTCAAACAGCGCGAATGGATGCCCATAGTTTTCATCGCGCAGGCGCTAATCGCTTATGTTACGCCGGGCACGTAGTTCATACTCGCCCCAAAAATCCGTTGGCTACCCGTACCCCTATTCAGGCGGGGCTTGAGCTTTACGGTGAGCCCAGCATTGCGGCAGATATAGAGGTGGTGTCGCTATTGCTAGAGTCACTGCGCGTCGCAGGTTTGGCTCGACAGCATATTGATTTGGGGCATGTTGGTATCTATCGCGCTATAGCAACCAGTGCCGGATTGACCAAAATCCAGGAAGAGACATTCTTTGAGTTGTTGCAACGCAAGGCGATGACTGAAATTTGCACTTGGGTAGAGTCCACGATAAGGCAGCCCGCTATTGCAGACCTGTTTTTAGCGTTGCCCGGTTTGGCTGGCGATAAATCTGTGCTGCAAAAGGCAAGAACTTTATTCGCCGGGCTAGATGATGCTTTATATGCTGTGGATCAATTGGCACAAGTTGCTGATGTTATTGAGCAGCGCTATCCCGCCGCAGAGTTATATTTTGACTTGGGCGAGTTGCGCGGCTACCACTATTTAACGGGTATGGTGTTTGCCGCTTTTGCTCCAGGTTATGGAAATCCCATCGCAAGTGGTGGTCGATATGATCACATCGGCGAAGTTTTCGGTCGTGCTCGTCCCGCAACCGGTTTTGCGGTGGATATCACTGCGATAAGCAAGTTGGGGCTTTTGCCGCGGACTTTTATCGGAGCAATTGCCGTCGTCGAATCTAATGATCAGCTGCAGTGGCAGAAAATAAGCGAGTTGCGTTCGCTCGGAGAGCGAGTAATTAGTGTTGGCGCATCGGCTGACTTGTCAGAGTTGGGGTGTGATCGCGTCCTGGTTTTACAGGATGGTCACTACCAAATTCAGCGCTTGAATTAA
- a CDS encoding adenylosuccinate synthase codes for MGKNVVVLGTQWGDEGKGKIVDLLTDQVSLVTRFQGGHNAGHTLVIDGKKTVLHLIPSGILREGVTCLIGNGVVLSPEALLKEIAGLEATGVPVRSRLRLSPACPLILPYHVALDQARELARGDAKIGTTGRGIGPAYEDKVARRGLRLGDLLDLDTFAVKLQEILSYHNFVLTSYFKVEAVSFDKVFADCKLWAEQLIPMMADVTELLHTAREQGESILFEGAQGSLLDIDHGTYPYVTSSNTTAGGTATGSGFGPLYLDYVLGITKAYTTRVGSGPFPTELGCEIGEYLGKKGHEFGATTGRKRRCGWFDAVAVRHANRINSVTGICLTKLDVLDGLEIVKICIGYQDAKGNPIASMPYDADGWAGLKPIYEEMPGWNDSTVGAQTLEELPANARAYIRRLEELIKAPIDIISTGPDRVETIVLRHPFLA; via the coding sequence ATGGGCAAGAACGTTGTGGTTTTGGGCACCCAGTGGGGTGATGAAGGCAAGGGCAAGATTGTTGATTTGTTAACGGATCAGGTCTCCCTGGTGACTCGCTTCCAGGGCGGACACAATGCGGGCCACACCTTGGTGATTGACGGAAAGAAAACCGTACTCCACCTCATTCCCTCCGGTATTTTGCGTGAAGGCGTTACTTGTTTGATAGGCAATGGTGTGGTTCTTTCTCCAGAGGCTCTGTTGAAAGAAATTGCCGGTTTGGAGGCGACTGGTGTTCCAGTGCGCAGTCGTTTGCGTTTGTCGCCAGCGTGCCCGTTAATTTTGCCTTACCACGTTGCGCTGGATCAGGCGCGTGAGCTCGCCCGTGGTGATGCCAAGATTGGCACTACAGGTCGCGGTATTGGTCCTGCGTATGAAGATAAAGTTGCTCGCCGAGGTCTGCGCTTGGGCGACTTGCTGGATCTGGATACCTTTGCTGTAAAACTGCAGGAAATCCTTTCGTATCACAACTTTGTGTTGACCAGTTATTTTAAAGTTGAGGCCGTTAGTTTCGACAAAGTGTTTGCCGATTGTAAATTGTGGGCAGAGCAGCTTATTCCAATGATGGCGGATGTTACCGAATTACTTCACACCGCGCGCGAACAGGGTGAAAGCATCCTTTTCGAAGGTGCTCAGGGTTCGTTACTTGATATTGACCATGGCACCTATCCCTATGTGACTTCATCCAACACCACCGCTGGTGGTACAGCAACAGGCTCCGGTTTCGGTCCTTTGTATCTCGATTATGTATTGGGTATTACTAAAGCGTATACAACTCGCGTTGGTTCTGGTCCATTCCCAACAGAATTGGGTTGTGAAATTGGAGAGTACCTGGGCAAAAAAGGTCATGAGTTTGGTGCTACCACTGGCCGCAAGCGCCGTTGTGGCTGGTTTGATGCTGTTGCGGTGCGTCACGCCAATCGCATCAACAGCGTCACTGGTATTTGCCTGACCAAGCTGGACGTGCTGGACGGTTTGGAGATTGTCAAAATCTGTATCGGTTATCAGGATGCTAAGGGTAATCCAATTGCCAGCATGCCTTATGATGCTGATGGTTGGGCTGGTCTCAAGCCAATTTACGAAGAAATGCCAGGTTGGAATGACTCCACCGTAGGTGCTCAAACATTAGAGGAATTGCCTGCCAACGCGCGTGCTTACATTCGTCGACTTGAGGAGTTAATCAAGGCGCCGATTGATATTATTTCTACCGGCCCTGACCGAGTTGAAACTATCGTCTTAAGGCATCCTTTTTTGGCGTAA